In a genomic window of Festucalex cinctus isolate MCC-2025b chromosome 11, RoL_Fcin_1.0, whole genome shotgun sequence:
- the fap gene encoding dipeptidyl peptidase 4 yields the protein MGQLVWALVGASAFITVVTLTAVLLNKSEGPKRPFTLEDYLNETITWRSYNMYWITDTEYLHKARDGNIFRYNAQTKEESLFLSNSTFESVGATGYLLSGDHTYVALESNFKKQWRHSYTASYSIFNVISSAFLENEKAALPTTVQYMSWAPVGNKMAYVHNYNIFYKSNVMEEAVQVTSNGKKDQILNGVPDWVYEEEVFASNGALWWSPSGQHLAYVEFNVAQVEKVNFSWFGEGQYPETVAIPYPKMGTKLTKVKLFVVNMNEKSLAAKLIPPPGKLQTSDHILSSVTWVTDERIAVQWLTRKQNYVLVQIYDFDGSNWKSSQKFEQIMTNGWIGRYGPSPLFFAEDNLSFYKVQSHTKNDYKHIHLINNGVATSNTSGDWEVIYITKLTNEAIYFVSNKDGKPGRRHVYRLEIGAKKLECLTCKLDPKCENSAAYFSTDASFYRLDCYGPDLPKFWLVANTYENPGAKPLRTILEENKEIGGILSQLQMPKAEYNSVKMKIESREFALWYEELHPPNFRQSRSYPLLLDVYGGPGSQRVDNRFKLSWSTFLASTHGVIVVRFDGRGSGYQGDKVMHSIYRRLGTFEVEDQIMIVRHFAAKRYVDKDRIAIWGWSYGGYVTAMALGAGTGLFKCGIAVAPVVKWQYYDAVYTERYMGTLADNKIGYENSSVLRRAKNFKKGPKFLLIQGTADDNVHLQHAAQLTSALTSEQVIFESMWYVDKDHALTGVRRHVYTRMTQFLQQCLVDDQK from the exons AATCCGAAGGTCCCAAAAGGCCTTTCACCCTTGAAGACTATTTGAATGAAACAATCACGTGGAGATCCTACAATATGTACTGGATAACAG ATACTGAGTATCTACACAAAGCAAGGGACGGGAATATCTTCCGCTACAATGCGCAAACAAAGGAGGAGTCGCTATTCCTGAGCAATTCaactttt GAAAGCGTGGGCGCCACAGGCTACCTGTTGTCAGGAGATCACACGTATGTTGCGTTAGAAAGCAATTTCAAAAAG CAATGGAGACACTCGTACACAGCATCTTACAGCATCTTCAACGTGATCAGTTC cgcatttcttgaaaatgaaaaagCGGCGCTGCCGACGACGGTGCAGTACATGAGCTGGGCGCCGGTGGGAAACAAAATG GCTTACGTGCACAACTACAACATCTTTTACAAAAGTAACGTCATGGAAGAAGCTGTACAAGTGACCAGCAATGGGAAGAAGGATCAGATCCTGAATGGAGTGCCCGACTGGGTGTATGAGG AGGAGGTGTTTGCCTCAAATGGTGCTTTGTGGTGGTCTCCATCGGGACAACACTTGGCCTACGTGGAGTTTAATGTGGCCCAAGTTGAAAAAGTGAACTTTTCCTGGTTCGGGGAAGGGCAGTACCCCGAAACTGTGGCCATTCCATACCCAAAG ATGGGCACAAAACTGACCAAGGTCAAACTGTTTGTGGTTAATATGAACGAGAAATCCCTCGCCGCAAAACTGATCCCGCCCCCTGGAAAACTTCAAACCAG cgatcacattttgagctcGGTCACCTGGGTGACCGACGAGCGCATCGCGGTGCAGTGGCTCACCAGGAAGCAGAATTACGTGCTGGTGCAGATTTACGACTTCGATGGAAGCAACTGGAAAAGTTCGCAG AAATTTGAGCAAATAATGACAAATGGCTGGATTGGACGT TATGGACCGTCACCGCTTTTCTTTGCAGAAGATAATCTCAGTTTCTACAAAGTGCAAAGTCACACCAAGAATGACTACAAACATATTCATCTCATCAACAAT GGCGTGGCCACATCGAATACTTCTGGCGATTGGGAAGTCATCTACATAACCAAGCTGACCAACGAGGCCAT ATATTTTGTCAGTAATAAAGACGGTAAGCCTGGGAGGAGACATGTTTACAG GTTGGAGATCGGAGCCAAAAAGCTCGAGTGCCTCACCTGCAAACTTGACCCCAAGTGTGAGAACTCGGCGGCTTACTTCAGCACCGACGCCTCGTTTTACCGCCTGGACTGTTACG GTCCGGATTTGCCCAAGTTCTGGCTCGTTGCCAATACATATGAAAACCCAGGTGCAAAACCAT TGCGTACCATTCttgaagaaaacaaagaaattgGGGGAATTCTCAGTCAGTTGCAAATGCCAAAAGCTGAGTACAACTCTGTCAAAATGAAAATAGAGTCTCGAGAGTTTG CCCTCTGGTATGAGGAGCTGCACCCGCCTAATTTTCGTCAATCCAGAAGCTACCCTCTTCTCCTTGACGT GTACGGCGGGCCCGGTAGTCAGAGGGTGGACAATCGTTTCAAGCTGAGCTGGAGCACCTTCCTGGCCAGTACCCACGGGGTCATCGTCGTCAGGTTTGACGGAAGAGGAAGCGGTTACCAAGGCGACAAGGTCATGCACTCCATCTATCGGCGTCTAGGAACGTTTGAGGTGGAGGATCAGATCATGAtcgtcag gcattttgcCGCCAAGCGTTATGTCGACAAAGACCGGATTGCCATTTGGGGTTGG TCTTACGGCGGTTACGTTACCGCGATGGCGCTGGGTGCTGGAACTGGTCTTTTCAAGTGTGGAATTGCAGTTGCCCCAGTCGTCAAGTGGCAATATTATG ATGCCGTGTACACTGAACGCTACATGGGCACACTCGCTGACAATAAAATTGGTTATGAG AATTCCTCAGTATTAAGACGAGCAAAGAACTTCAAGAAGGGTCCAAAGTTTCTGCTTATCCAAGGCACAGCGGACG ACAATGTCCACTTGCAGCACGCTGCGCAGCTCACCAGTGCTCTGACCAGTGAGCAGGTGATCTTCGAGTCCATG TGGTACGTGGACAAGGACCACGCTCTGACTGGCGTCCGGCGTCACGTGTACACCCGCATGACTCAATTCCTACAGCAATGTCTCGTTGATGACCAAAAATGA
- the gcgb gene encoding glucagon b isoform X2, whose amino-acid sequence MEHAHFLAGLLLLIIIQSSWQVPDHDTNAMLLSENSISSGPVEPSSMKRHSEGTFSNDYSKYLETRRAQDFVQWLKNSKRNGSVIRRHADGTYTSDMSAYLQDQAAKEFVSWLKAGRGRRQ is encoded by the exons ATGGAACACGCTCACTTTTTGGCCGGACTCCTgctcctcatcatcatccaaAGCAGCTGGCAGGTGCCTGACCACGACACAAACGCAAT GCTCTTGAGTGAGAACTCCATTTCGAGTGGACCTGTGGAGCCTTCCAGCATGAAGAGACATTCCGAGGGAACGTTTTCCAACGACTACAGTAAATATCTGGAAACGAGAAGAGCTCAAGACTTTGTTCAGTGGCTCAAGAATTCAAAACGAAACGG AAGTGTAATTCGGCGCCACGCAGACGGCACCTACACCAGCGACATGAGCGCCTACCTGCAGGACCAGGCAGCCAAGGAGTTCGTGAGCTGGCTCAAGGCCGGCCGAGGCAGACGGCAGTAG
- the gcgb gene encoding glucagon b isoform X1, with amino-acid sequence MEHAHFLAGLLLLIIIQSSWQVPDHDTNAMLLSENSISSGPVEPSSMKRHSEGTFSNDYSKYLETRRAQDFVQWLKNSKRNGRSVIRRHADGTYTSDMSAYLQDQAAKEFVSWLKAGRGRRQ; translated from the exons ATGGAACACGCTCACTTTTTGGCCGGACTCCTgctcctcatcatcatccaaAGCAGCTGGCAGGTGCCTGACCACGACACAAACGCAAT GCTCTTGAGTGAGAACTCCATTTCGAGTGGACCTGTGGAGCCTTCCAGCATGAAGAGACATTCCGAGGGAACGTTTTCCAACGACTACAGTAAATATCTGGAAACGAGAAGAGCTCAAGACTTTGTTCAGTGGCTCAAGAATTCAAAACGAAACGG CAGAAGTGTAATTCGGCGCCACGCAGACGGCACCTACACCAGCGACATGAGCGCCTACCTGCAGGACCAGGCAGCCAAGGAGTTCGTGAGCTGGCTCAAGGCCGGCCGAGGCAGACGGCAGTAG
- the slc4a10b gene encoding sodium-driven chloride bicarbonate exchanger: protein MEGRTMEKFPRSSSRWRQLHRRCRASDHHHHHHHHRHHRHRLHRHPRHGSMDMQDQGVHMEPLLPAVNSAFDSSVGRRSLRSDDEAVVDRGGTRSQQSTNFEPEDLEGHRTLYIGVHVPLGSIRQRSHRRHRHHGNKHKRRSRERALPLVEGRESPIYDTPSQRVQFLLGTEDEDEEHIPHDLFTEMDEIFVREGEDSEWRESARWLKFEEDVEDGGERWSKPYVATLSLHSLFELRSCIINGTVLLDMRAATIEEIADMVLDHQELYSPLGDKLRKKVHEALLKRHHHQNQKKLANRLPIVRSLADIGRRTSDVHLDKNGQMTSSQSHLAGPDGKGDITRENSSVDLSKMDLHFMKKIPPGAEACNVLIGELDFLNKPVVAFVRLSPAVLLSGLAEVPIATRFLFILLGPVGRGPQYHEIGRSIATLMTDEVFHDVAYKAKDRNDLIAGIDEFLDQVTVLPPGEWDPSIRIEPPKNVPSQEKRKKNTNLPNDLSEANEEEHEGHGGPELQRTGKWFGGLVLDIKRKAPHYLSDYTDAFSLQCVASFLFLYCACMSPVITFGGLLGEATEGRISAIESLFGASLTGIAYSLFAGQPLTILGSTGPVLVFEKILFKFCKEYDLSYLSLRTCIGLWTAFLCIALVATDASCLVCYITRFTEEAFASLICIIFIYEALEKLLYLGDYYPINKNNNLDKLSLYSCSCVEPSDPTNGTLKYWEINNITASEIYWEALEVKDCVEKRGEFVGRACGPNGPYVPDVLFWCVILFFSTVFMSSFLKEFRFSSYFPTKVRSIISDFAVFITIFTMVLVDYSLGIPSPKLKVPSVFKPTRDDRGWFINPLGPNPWWTVVITLFPALLCTILIFMDQQITAVIINRKEHKLKKGCGYHLDLFMVGLMLGVCSLMGLPWFVAATVLSITHVNSLKLESQCSAPGEQPKFLGIREQRFTGLMIFVLMGCSVFMTSVLKFIPMPVLYGVFLYMGASSLRGIQFFDRLTLIGMPAKHQPDFIYLRHVPLRKVHLFTFIQLSCLILLWVIKTSKAAIVFPMMVLALVFIRKLLDCIFSKRELSWLDDLMPESKKKKLEDAEEEEEQSILAEEDGAVQVPLEGCKGLPVINITDEMSKGSFGNTWSVTS, encoded by the exons GCCACCGGACGCTGTACATCGGCGTTCACGTCCCTTTGGGCAGCATCAGACAGCGCAGCCATCGCAGGCACCGTCACCatggaaacaaacacaaacggaGGAGCAGGGAGCGGGCCCTCCCATTGGTGGAGGGGAGAGAGTCTCCCATCTACG ACACGCCCTCCCAGAGGGTCCAGTTCCTCCTCGGGACGGAAGATGAGGACGAGGAGCACATTCCTCACGACCTCTTTACGGAGATGGATGAGATTTTCGTGAGGGAGGGCGAGGATTCTGAGTGGCGGGAGAGTGCCAG GTGGCTGAAGTTTGAGGAGGACGTGGAGGACGGGGGAGAGCGCTGGAGTAAACCCTACGTGGCCACGCTGTCGCTGCACAGCCTGTTTGAGCTACGCAGCTGCATCATCAACGGCACCGTGCTGCTCGACATGAGGGCCGCCACCATCGAGGAGATCGCAG ATATGGTACTGGACCACCAGGAACTGTACTCGCCGCTGGGCGACAAGCTCCGAAAGAAAGTGCACGAAGCGCTGTTGAAGCGACACCATCACCAGAACCAGAAGAAGCTGGCCAATCGCTTGCCCATCGTGCGCTCGCTCGCCGACATTGGCCGACGGACGTCAGACGTTCACCTGGACAAGAACG GTCAGATGACATCTTCGCAGTCTCATTTGGCAGGTCCAGATGGAAAAGGGGACATCACCAGAGAAAACAGCTCTGTCGATTTAAGCAAG ATGGACCTTCATTTCATGAAGAAGATCCCACCAGGCGCTGAGGCGTGCAACGTGTTAATAGGAGAGTTGGACTTCCTCAACAAGCCCGTGGTGGCTTTTGTGCGTCTCTCACCAGCCGTTCTTCTCAGCGGGCTGGCCGAGGTCCCCATCGCCACCAG GTTTCTGTTTATTCTCCTGGGGCCTGTTGGAAGAGGCCCTCAATATCACGAGATTGGACGGTCCATCGCTACGCTCATGACAGACGAG gttTTTCATGATGTCGCATATAAAGCCAAGGACCGAAACGACCTGATTGCCGGGATTGACGAATTTCTCGATCAAGTGACAGTTTTGCCACCAGGAGAGTGGGATCCATCCATTAGGATAGAACCACCTAAAAATGTTCCTTCTCAG gaaaagaggaagaaaaacacCAATCTACCAAACGATTTATCTGAAGcgaatgaagaagagcatgaaGGCCACGGAGGTCCTGAACTGCAGCGCACGGGGAA ATGGTTTGGTGGTCTCGTTCTCGACATCAAGCGCAAAGCCCCCCACTACCTGTCCGACTACACGGATGCATTCAGTTTGCAGTGTGTGGCCTCGTTCCTCTTCCTCTATTGTGCCTGCATGTCCCCTGTCATCACTTTTGGAGGACTTTTGGGCGAGGCGACTGAAGGACGCATA AGTGCAATTGAGTCGCTGTTTGGTGCCTCGTTGACGGGAATCGCCTACTCCTTGTTCGCCGGTCAGCCGCTCACCATTCTGGGCAGCACCGGGCCTGTTCTTGTTTTTGAAAAGATACTCTTCAAATTCTgcaa GGAGTACGACCTGTCCTACCTGTCCCTGCGGACGTGCATCGGCCTGTGGACGGCGTTCCTCTGCATCGCGCTGGTGGCCACCGACGCCAGTTGCCTGGTGTGTTACATCACTCGTTTCACGGAGGAAGCCTTCGCCTCGCTCATCTGCATCATCTTCATTTACGAGGCCTTGGAGAAACTGCTCTACTTGGGGGACTACTATCCCATTAACAAGAACAACAACCTGGATAAGCTCTCCTTGTACTC ATGTTCATGCGTTGAGCCTTCTGACCCCACCAACGGCACCCTGAAGTACTGGGAGATCAATAACATCACTGCGTCCGAGATCTACTGGGAAGCGTTGGAGGTCAAG GACTGCGTTGAAAAGCGCGGCGAGTTTGTGGGCAGGGCCTGCGGTCCCAACGGGCCTTACGTCCCCGACGTTCTCTTCTGGTGCGTCATTCTCTTCTTTTCCACCGTTTTCATGTCGTCCTTCCTGAAGGAGTTCCGCTTCAGCAGTTACTTCCCCACAAAG GTGAGGTCCATCATTAGTGATTTTGCTGTTTTCATCACCATCTTCACCATGGTCCTGGTTGACTACTCCTTAGGGATCCCCTCTCCAAAACTGAAAGTTCCAAGTGTGTTTAAG CCAACCAGAGACGATCGAGGCTGGTTCATCAACCCGCTGGGTCCAAACCCCTGGTGGACCGTCGTCATCACGCTGTTTCCAGCTCTGCTGTGCACCATCCTCATCTTCATGGATCAGCAGATTACAGCTGTCATCATAAACAGGAAGGAGCACAAGCTTAAG AAAGGCTGCGGCTACCACCTGGATCTGTTCATGGTGGGTCTGATGCTCGGCGTGTGCTCCCTGATGGGCTTGCCGTGGTTCGTGGCGGCCACCGTCCTCTCCATCACGCACGTCAACAGCCTCAAGCTGGAATCGCAGTGCTCAGCGCCCGGCGAGCAGCCCAAGTTCTTGGGCATCAGGGAGCAACGTTTCACCGGCCTCATGATCTTCGTCCTCATGGGCTGCTCCGTCTTCATGACCTCCGTGCTCAAG TTCATTCCCATGCCCGTGTTGTATGGCGTCTTTCTCTATATGGGAGCGTCCTCTCTCCGAGGAATACAG TTCTTTGACCGTCTCACACTGATCGGAATGCCGGCCAAGCACCAGCCAGATTTCATCTACCTGCGTCACGTACCCCTGAGGAAGGTGCATCTGTTCACTTTCATCCAGCTCAGCTGTTTGATTCTTCTCTGGGTCATCAAGACCTCCAAGGCCGCCATCGTCTTCCCCATGATG GTGTTGGCTCTGGTGTTCATCAGGAAACTGTTGGACTGCATCTTCTCCAAGAGAGAGCTGAGCTGGTTGGATGACCTCATGCCCgagagcaagaagaagaagctggAGGATGCCGAGGAG GAGGAAGAGCAGAGCATCCTGGCTGAGGAAGATGGCGCAGTGCAAGTGCCGCTGGAGGGATGCAA AGGATTACCCGTCATCAACATCACAGATGAGATGTCCAAAGGCTCTTTTGGAAACACTTGGAGCGTCACAAGCTAG